In Deltaproteobacteria bacterium, the genomic stretch AGATCCGTCGCTATTTTTTAGAGGAAAAAGTGGGTCCCTATCCTTGCGAACCACCGGGTCCCTATCATGCGTACAGGTGGGGCCCTATCATGCGAACTCCAGGCTCCCTGTCATGCGCGCTGACAATAAAAGTGTGCTCATTTATTTCCAACGCTTTCTTTTGCATAATCTGATCCGCCATTGCTTTCAAAACTTCTCGTTCGGTGGGAGCAAATCTTATCCACATCTCAAAGAAAGTTTTATCCTCTTTATCTAGAACTCCAGCTTCGTTTGGATTTGCAAAAATTTGCCAGACGGGAATTTTCAATATTTCCGCGATTTTGAAAAGATAATCGCTCAGAATAGATTGGCTGCCTCTTTCCATCGCGGAGTAGGTTGCCTGATTTAATCCAAGACGGTCGGCAATATCCTGCTGTGTCAGCCCGGCTTTTTTCCGGAGATTTTTTAGGCGTAGGAGAAATAAATTTATTGAGCGTTGCGTCATAAAGATACGCGTGAATAGCTAAAGTGCGTCATGAATGCAATACTTTTTGCATATATTATAATTTACAGCACTAAAAATAGTGTGTTTTTAAGTATTTAGTGTTGACAGTTGAAATAGGTAAAATATAGAGCATATGAGTATGGACACTAAAGTTTTGACGTTGGGGGAACTCATTAGAACTTTAAGGCACCGATCGAAACTCTCTCAAACAGAACTGGCAAGGGTTGTGGGTGTTCACTTCTCTAGTATATCCCGATGGGAACGTGATGTGTCGACGGATGAAATGAAACTCAAACATATCGTAAAACTCGCTTCAGCCACTAATATTCCACTTCCTGAGTTATTGAAGGCAAGTAAACATTTGGGAGAGCATGACCTCGATGAAGTTATTAGAGCAATCGATGGAGAGATCGATGGATGATTTGATTCTTCGAGCAAAACTTCTCATTCAAAAAATACAGAGCGAATCTCAAGTGCTCGAAGAAAATTTTAATCAACGCATACAAGAACACGGTTTTGATCCAATTCACATTCGATCACTTGAAGAAATTCTCGATCAATTAAGGGCGCTCGATGGGACAACGAACTTATGTCGAGATACAGGAAAATTTTTGTGAAGATGTGGGGCGACAGTAAGTTTCGCAGTCTTTCAGCTCCTGAGGCGAATGCACAAACGCTTTGGTTTTTTTTGCTGACAGGCCCACAAACGACTCGAATCCCAGGTTTGATTGCTTCGGGAGAAGCCGGACTCAGTGAAGTGATTGCTTGGAACCTAGAAGGGTTCCGGAAAGCCTTTCAGGAACTCTTTCAGAAAGGCATGGTGAAAGCGGACTGGAAGGCTCGTTTAATTTGGATACCGAAAGCAATTTTTTACAACCGACCGGAAAATCCGAATGTAGTGAAAGGATGGAAAGATACTTGGGATGAAATGCCGGAGTGTGAATTGAAACATGAAGCATTTCAGGAGCTTGATAATTTCATGAAAGGATTAGGGGAAGGCTTTCATAAAGCCTTTCGGGAAGCCTGTTCAAAGCCTTCCGGAAAGACTTTGCCAAATCAGGAGCAGGAACAGGAGCAGGAACAAGAACAGGAACAGGAATATTTTCCTCCTTCGGAGGCTGGAATAAAAACTTCCAGCTCCAAAAAAATAGAAGGATCTTCTGCCTCGGCGGAAGTCAAAGACACCGAGCTGTTGTTAAAACAAGAGGGCCCCACCTGCCGACAGGCAGCCCAAACTTGGACTCATCCGCGATTGATTCTCTTTGCGGAAGAGTACTTCCTAGCCAGAGGTCAGGAATACATCGTGGGCAATTATCAGGCTGAAGGCGGTGCCGCAAAACGCATCCTCGCCAAAACCCCCGACGAGAGCCTTTATCGTCAGGCCGTCCGAGCGTATCTCGAGCACAATGACAAACGACTTACAGAAAACGGACATCCATTTTTGTGGTTTGTTCGTGATCTTAACCGCTGGGTGATGAAAGCCCAAGGAGATGCGCATGCTAGGGAGAATGCTGGAAAATACGACGAGCTATGCGAATAAACGACCTCCGGATGGAGAGTGTTTGCAATGCAAGAAAAGCTTGGAGCCTTATCTGAGACCGGCTTTTATGGGATTATCGGCTCGATGGTTTCCGCCTAGTTCGTTTTGCGCTGAATGCGAAAAAGAAAAAGAAGTTCAGGAAAGAATTTTGAGAGAGCAGGAATTGCTCGACGAAGCTTTTAAAAATTCGAGAATGTCGATCCGGTTTAAGCAGAGAATCTTTGAAAACTTTGTTCCTGAAGCCAACACTCAAAAGGCTTACGAAATTGCCTCTGACTTTCAGCCTA encodes the following:
- a CDS encoding helix-turn-helix transcriptional regulator, translated to MTQRSINLFLLRLKNLRKKAGLTQQDIADRLGLNQATYSAMERGSQSILSDYLFKIAEILKIPVWQIFANPNEAGVLDKEDKTFFEMWIRFAPTEREVLKAMADQIMQKKALEINEHTFIVSAHDREPGVRMIGPHLYA
- a CDS encoding helix-turn-helix transcriptional regulator, with amino-acid sequence MDTKVLTLGELIRTLRHRSKLSQTELARVVGVHFSSISRWERDVSTDEMKLKHIVKLASATNIPLPELLKASKHLGEHDLDEVIRAIDGEIDG